GGGACTTGCTGACGGTGGGTGTGTTTTTCAGCAGGTTGAGGAACACTCCGCCAGGCGTCCTCCGCCTGCTTCCATCCATAGTGTACATACCACCGTTTTCCTCCAGCGTGGCAGTCTCTCCCAGCACTTCTATGGCTTTTTTCTTTCCAACGACCTGAACCACACGCTCAATCAGTTCTTTTTTCGGCTCCTGCAGTCTGTATGCGATTTCGTCTATCACCTTATCATCGGGGTCATCTTCTGTGATCTCATACCGGCCCTTGAAGTCCATCTCAGCCTTAGGGCCTACTCTCTCCTTGGCAGGCCGCTTTCTCTTAGCATCCCCTCCTGCTCTGTCCTGTGACCCTTTGCCTTTCATATAATCCTCCAGCTCATCATCAAGCATGCTCACCTCTCCTTCCTGCTTGGACTGCCTCTCCATCTCCCTCTCCTTCTCCATCATCTTCCGAGCCAAGACGAAGTTATAAGTCTCAACACTCCTACTGGCCATGCTGACGCCCTCCATCCCAAACACACCCAGCTCTGCAGTTATGGCATCCTGGCACTGTTCTTGCACCACGGAGCCCCAGATGTTGTTCACCTTGCGGCTTCCCGGTGCTCCGCAGGCGGACACGGAGGGCTGACCCATCTGCGCAGAACAGGTGGGGGGCTGCGGGGCGTTTGACACCTTTAGCCGCTTTCGCCGCCAGACAGCGGCCTCCTCGTCTGACGACTCCGCGTCACTATCGCTAGACTCCACCGCCTTGGCGGAGCTCCGGTAGGCGGCGGCGGGAGGGTGAGTAACAGTAGCAGGTCTGTGCTGGAAGGACTCCCCGCTGAACGCTAGAGAACCTTGAGCTCCGGCTTGTTCGGCCGCAGCGCCACCCATCTCATTATCCGAGCTGGAGGCGGAAATTTCTCCATCTTCCAGATCACCGTCCATCAGCTCAGCCATGTTTTCCTTTAAGCCAGTGGAAAGACAGAAGATGTTCAGTACCGCACCAAAGTTCAGATCACTGGTACAAGCTAACCCCGACACAGTTAGCTGCTAACAGTACAGCTGAAACGAAAGTCAAACTcaccaataacaaaacaaaagtgtCACAAAGATACCTTGAGATATCTGGCTGTAGCTGGCGGGACTCAGCATAAGAGAAGACTTTGGTTTCCCTTACAACTACGGACTACACAAGTCCACAGCAACGCGTTCAGATACAAAAAGATTCGCGCTAGGTTAACCTTGTACTTCCGCTTCCAACTCTGaccctttcaaaataaatgtaaaatccaGTTACCAACACGTTAATCCTTCACACCGGACAAGTGGCTGAAAGGAGACAACTCACAGAAATCTGTAGTAACACATTTATTGGACAGCATCATATTTACTTAACACCCTGTAATTTGACtacaattaacttttttttttcctcaatcaAGAGATTTTACTATATAAAGCTTCACTGAAAGCTAAATTCAGACTGTAGAAAGCAGCACAATTAGACGTGCCTTAATAGTCATGAGCCCATATATTGGCAAGAAAaactttcatcttttttttttccttaaacttTTCTAAAAATCTAGAAAAGCTTGTTGTCTTTTGACTTTTATTAGGTAAAACCTGACGGATGTTGGTTTGACCCCACGCTTGCGCAGtttcataaataaacaatatgGCGGCGTCCTTACAGCGTCTCACGTCAGCGGGGAAATACTTTCTTCAAAGACATTTAGTGAAGACGCGTTATTTTAACGGGGTAAGACGACTGTGTTAATAGTCAATTTCCTGTGTTACTGTGTTGTTATTTTTCTGATAGTCAGCTGATTCCAGGATAACGGAGGAAAACCTTCGCGGCAAGGCTCCACAGGGTCGTTGTTTATTAGTTTGGGAACACCGGTAATATGCCCCGATCTGCTGTGATAATTCCTCTGTTTGGTATAACATCGCTGTGGACAATTGCTCATATTAATTTAGCGCTGAATAAAAGCTGACGTGAGTTGTTTAAATTAAGCATCATCATGACTTGCTGTTTACAGAGGCGGTGCTTAACAATTGCGGGGCACAGTCAATTACCAAAACATTTAGGCAGACATTTTAGCTAGCTATTACAGCACCTCTTTAAATTCCTTGAATATTCtaactataaaaaaataaataaataatgcatttaacctgctttggtcaaatgagaccaagatCATATGTGTGACggaaaaccaacactgcatACCAcacccatggtgaaacatggtggtggcaacatgatgctgtgggaatccttttttcagcagggatagggaagctggtcagagttgacaaTGGAGGAAAGGTTTTTTGTAACAGTAGGAAAAATAACAATCTATTTCATATAGACGAGCAAGGTAGAAAATGATGTGAATTATTTCCTGtagttaacaaaaaaacaaaattaaaaaatattaaataaaactcaTGCTTGCAGCAATTTAATAGATATATCCAGGCAGGTGTCTTCATAATGGTTAAGTCCACCTCTTGCTTTTGtctccttcagcttcctgttgGACCTCGGCGGCTGTTGGCTACCCCGGCTCCTCACCAGGTGATGCTAAATGTCCCTGAAACCAAAGTGACCACATTAGAGAACGGTCTCCGGGTGGCTTCAGAGGACTCTGGACTTACAACCTGCACCGTAAGTTAAACGTTtttacttaaaatatttttcttcaaagATTATGACTAGATAGCAAAGTGTTTGGAGGACATTCATAAATGCCCTCTTCCAGGTTGGTTTATGGATAGATGCTGGCAGTCGCTATGAGAACGAAAGGAATAATGGCACGGCACACTTTCTGGAGCACATGGCATTTAAGGTGAGTGTAAAGTTTTTTCATCTTCTACTACCTGGAAAAGACATGAGCTCATCAGTGAATGCAACTGTCCCACAGGGTACAAGGAAGCGCTCCCAGCTGGACCTGGAGTTGGAGATTGAGAACATGGGTGCCCATCTAAACGCCTACACATCCCGAGAGCAAACGGTCTACTACGCCAAAGCTTTCTCCAAGGATCTTCCACGAGGTGGAGTACAACAGAAAACCTTGTTGGATGATAAGTCAGAGAGGCCAAACTTTGTCTACAGTAGCTGTGTCTTTGATAAAACGTCTAGTTTCTTGTACCTAGCTGTTGAGGTCCTGGCTGACATCATCCAGAACAGCACACTCGGTGAAGCGGAGATCGAGAGGGAGCGAGGTGTGATCCTGAGGGAGATGCAGGAAGTGGAGACCAACCTGCAGGAAGTGGTCTTTGATCATCTGCATGCCACAGCGTACCAGTCTACAGCACTGGGCAGGACAATCCTGGGTCCCACTGAGAACATCAAGTAAGACCAAACATGTTCACTACAGTTAGCTGGCTCAAAGTCAGTTTGTTCCTTATACTGATggttgtgtatgtgtttgttatCCAGGACGATCAACAGAGGAGACCTAGTTGAGTACATCACCACCCACTACAAAGGACCCAGGATAGTGCTGGCTGCTGCTGGAGGTCTGATTGCAAATGGCCAAGAGTCCAAGTAACATACAGATTCGCTCATCATGGATGTCACACTATGTTCGGGCCTTTAAGGGAGCATTTAAGCCATCCTTTTTCTAATGTcacttttaatttattgtggattttctctaaccCAAACAGGGTCAGAATTATGCATACACATTCAAATATATGCATTAATCTCCACTGCTGTTTGATTAAATGTCCTCCAGCTGGTTTCATGCTCTTCCATACAAGGTTCTGGTATAAGTTTGTGACACTGCAGTGGCCTATTGGAACACCCAACTGTGCTCCAATCTGCTTTGATAAGTGACCAAGAATGAAGCACCTGCTCTAAAATTGATGCATACAAGCTAGAATCTGCTGGTTTCCCACATTGACAAGCCAGCTACAGGTTTCCTACACAGTCTTGagaagtctggaaaagtgtGCCATTTTATTTGAACAATTTCCATCTCTGATGAggtctggaaaaataaaaattgagtATTGAAAAACATGGAATTTCCAGACCTAATGTCTTATTCCTTAATGTAAAAGATAAAACCCAGACTTTCTGAAAACTAAAGggttttttaaaatgatttatttttaggtgACCTCCTTTGGTTTTGGTCTACTACATCGCATCACCAATTGGAGTAAAGTTTTAACATCAGACAAGACCAGGATTCAGATATTTGGCCACGAAAAGAAGAAGTGTGTTTGGAGAAGTCATGTTGAGGCTTCAAAACCTAACTGTCGAGcttggtggtggtagcatcatgctgagggccTGTTTAGCTCCTAGGAGTACTTGTGCAAAGTGGGTGGAATAATGTAGGAGGAGGACTACTTCTAAATTCTTAATCTTCACCAGAACTCAACAGCTAGATGGTTAACAGCTGGACAATTGGAATAGAAAATGGAACTCAAACACACATCGAAATATCCAACCAGAACAACACCAGGAGCTTCTTGTTTGTTACAGAAAGTGACGTTTCTTTGCAACTTGCTAAGAAACggttaaccaaatattagtgagGCTTTCAGTctgtataaatatttctgaccgTTTGTggattaagaaaaaaacacattcaattCTAACTTGCACCCACTTCTTGTTATTATAACGAGTTTCTCATTTGTAGTATAATCATTTCCTGGTTCAGGAAATGATTATACTACAGAACGTCATCATTCATGTGATATTCACGcccatgatgagtgtatgtaaaaatTGTTTACCAGCACTGCAGGAAGATTGTTATTCCTGACATGTGGCGACAGATCCAGGAAGTTAACATGTTTGTTGGTTCTTTGAGATTGCTCTAATGCTGCTATCTGCCTCGCACCTAATCAGGTGTTTGCCACCAGGAGCTTATCAGTTTGGCCAGGTTTCACTTTGGAAAACTTCCGAGTCGGGATCAAGGTGAAGTCCCAGCACCTCCTCCGTGTCACTTTACAGGAAGTGAGGTAAGgagctgtctttgtttttttgggttttttttgctatatttttgaaatattgaTGCTGTGCAGTCAAAACAACTGCAAGTCCACCCAAAGAGCAGATGATTAATTAGCCAGATGAAGTCtttaaaaccctaaaatgtcaacGCTGGACCTACAAGAGGCTCATGCTGATGTTGATGTTCCTTTCTGCACAGTCAGACGGAGACGGCAGTCAGGAGGAAACCTTTACTGACTCAGAAATACAGACGTTTGCCAGAGAGAATGTGGACAAAGACCAGGActttttagaataatgttttatgGACATATGGCTCtgcatttgatttatttgaacaCCAGAACCGAggacatgtttggcataaacaaaacaaagcattcCAGGAAAGGAACCTCATACCAGCTGTGAAGTATAGAGCCgaaagtgtcatggtttggggatgcttgGCAGCAACTGGACTTCGCCAGCAAGACCTCACAGAATCCACAATAATCGGCTTATGTAAAAATTAACTTGAGAATAAAGAGAGACTGTCTGTCTGCAACATGAAAATGACCCAAAACCTACCAGTAAATCCACAAAGGTATAGCTGAGAATTATAAAGCATAAAGACCTGGAcccagatcttgatctcatTAAGATGCTGTGAGGTGACTTGAGATGAGCTGaacatgcaacaaaaaaaaaaaacatctcacagGAACAAAGTTAACATCAACAGGTGAACATTTCTTCATGAACTGGTTTATCTGCTCCAGCAGCCAGCCGGCCTTCGCACATTTCCAGTTGTAGAAAAGTGTTGTCAGTCTTCTGAACAGTAGTGTGCAGCAATgtgtgggggaggggcagtACCATGTTACTCTAAAACCCAAATGGCTGAAGACAAGGTTCCCACTGTATTTCTGtttcaacatttcaaaatacagttttcctatttttcctttactgcctttataaaaaaatctaggtacaaaacattttccttattTATCTGTTTATCTTCAGCAAATCATGAAATAACTCAGTCCAGACAAGACACTGTAGATTTAGCAGTGTGGTAAAGAGctatttcactttgtttttggCATCTTGGCAAACTTGGATCAAGTAAATCACAGTGTGCGGTCATTAGGAACCTTTAGTTTACAAAATTCccaaaaatgaaattttaaatgctttttatggCATTTAAATTGAACCCAGTTAAAGAATCTGGGGTCCAGTTTAAAACCCATCAGTAAAAAGACATAGAAGCCATGATAACAGAGTTGGATGTGGCCAACTAAAACTAATCCTCCTCATCTGAATATAAATCAGCGTAAAAAGCCTCTTTTTCCAGAAGTTCAGAATTTTAGCTTTAAGCTAATGGTTAGCATTAGCTAACATTCCCCAGCATTCTTCTGTCATCATAGAGagctaaatattttctgttgaacCGGATGATCTCTGCAGGAACCATGTCTGCTTCTGTTCCAGATCCGAGTGCGCGATGATAAAATGCCCCTCGCTTACATCGCCATTGCCGTGGAAGCGGTTGGATGGTCCCACCCCGACACCATTCCCCTGATGGTGGCCAACACTCTGATTGGAAACTGGGACCGCTCCTTTGGTGGAGGTGTGGTGAGTATCAAGGAAAATTtgcagctgcattttttttgtatgtgaGTCAACGCAGTTGTGACCAGATAAGGTATGTCCTCGAAGTTCACATGTGGTGATTAAAGTCGAGTTGTGTCCTCAGAACCTGTCCAGTAAACTGGCTCAGATGGCCTGTCAGGGAAACCTGTGCCACAGCTTCCAGTCCTTCAACACCTGCTATACAGACACAGGTCTGTGGGGACTCTACATGGTGTGTGAGCCGGGCACCATCGGCGACATGATGCACTTCACTCAGATGGAATGGTGAGCACGCTCCCAAACATTGACCAGAACACGGATACAGTGGACGGGTTAAAGTCACAGAAACGTAATGTAGATCATTGCTTCTCGACAGGATGTCTCTTTGTACCAGTGTGACAGAAAGCGAGGTGGCTCGAGCCAAGAACCTGCTCAAGACCAACATGCTCCTGCATCTCGATGGTAGGTCAGCATGAAGAAGCATGAGGTCAGGTCGTAGCTTGAGTTAACATTGATTGGTTCTCTACAGGATCCACCCCAATCTGTGAGGATATCGGCAGGCAGATGCTGTGCTACAGCCGCAGGATACCTCTGCATGAACTGGAGGCCCGGATTGATGTGAGTCATACACTGGACGTTAGAGGACATCCAGAGTAATGAACGGACAATAGACCTTTCTGGTATTAGACAGAACCAGAAGAACTGCCTTAGATCTTTATTGTATAGACTCagcaatgtgaaacatttatcaattcaattcaaaaatactttattaatcccaaagggaaattacatgttgttatagctcatattatgaaggtttcctcaaagagccgttgtagatgctgatggctgtgggcaggcaggatctcctgtagcgctccgtcttacagcagatctgaagaagcctctgactgaagacactctgttgttgtaggacagtctcatgaagaggaggctcagggttctccataatgttcttcattttatgaagaatccgtttttccacaatgatctccagaggtttcagaggagtctccagaacagagccagccttttttatcagcttgttgagcttttttaagtccctggctctgatgctgctttccCAGcaaatgatggcagaagagatcacactctccacaacagacttatagaagatatgcagcatcttgctgcaaacaccaaaggacctaagcttcctcaataagtacagtctgctctgtcccttcttgtagatggcttcacagttgcatctccactgtagtctgttgtccaggtgaacaccaaggtatttatactcctcctccccctccacttcttctcctatgatggaaatagtttttgacttattcctgtttcaaGGATTTTGGTCTACGTTGACCCGATGGCGTCACAAAGTTGCTACAGATTTGTGGGCTGCACATCCATATGAATCTCTGCTGGACTGAGGAGAACTTTAGAGTACAGTGGTCTCTTCATGGTGCacagatgggtacactgtggtcataaaggtatggacatggtcagcaaaaACACTCAATTAGGCTGTAGTGTTTAAACAGATGCTCTGTTGGTGCCCATGGGCCCATATTGAGCGAAGAAAATATCCCCCTACACCATTAtaccaccaccagcagcagtCTGAAGGGTTGATACAAGTTAGGATGGACCCATCAGACCAGGTAAAACTTGCCAAAGCTGCCCGGTTTTGGTGAGCCTGGTAGGAGTTGTACCAGATGTAGTTTTCTGCTTCTAGGTTCAACATCTTTTAGATACAGAGATGCAATTCACCAACCCTTTGTTGTAACAGGTGGtcatttaaaatgcttttctaTCTCGAACCAGTAGGCCCATTATCCTGTGATGACACAAAAGCATTTTTCTCCACACGACCATTCATTGGGtaatttctctttttcagaccattctctgtaaaccagaGACGACTGTATGGGAAAAATGCCTGAAGTCGCTGCCATGCAATTGGCTAAAGTGCTATTTGTGTTAATTGCACCTTTAAACTGAATCTGTTTAAGCGACTGAGAATGTGCCCCTAATAAAGACGCTGTTCGGTCCTATTTCTGAAGCACACAGGCACCCTGGACTTTTTCATCACATTGAAATGGTTTTAAAAGAAGCAATTTCCTTAGCGACAAGCAATATTTTAGCCCACTCTGGAGAACTGGTTGAAAAGTTTTATAATCTAATATTGTGTGTAATCCTTTATCACAGGCCATCGATTCCAACACCATTAAGGAGGTCTGCACCAAATACATCTACAATAGAGCTCCTGCCATTGCAGCAGTTGGTATGTTGCACTATTTAATCTGGCCATGTGATGCACTTTTAAAGCTAACGTTTAAAGGTGATTGTAGTGGTAAATCCATCTGCTTGAGCTACAAACGTTCAaaacatgttctttttttcttgctgtagGTCCAATTGAACAGCTGCCACACTACAACCAGATTCGCAGTGGGATGTTCTGGATGAGAAGCTGAGCAGCACTGCTGAGGAACCATCAACtgcacagaaacatttttaagtcttgggtctagatttttttattataaaataaagaataacacaataacattaaaataacacaGATTCTATCCTTATTTATGGTTGGTGTCATTTTTTATTCTTGGCTGCCACTTGTTCCTGAGCAGCTTTCTTGGCTTTGACCATCTCCACCAGTTCCTGTCAGACAAACGCAGGCATTTTCCATTAGTAATACATTTTGAGACTCAGATTCATTTCATCTTAGATCCAAATGAACAAAGAATATACCCGGTTTGGATGAACATACCTTGTACCTCTTCATACAGTCCTTCTTGCTCCGTCCAGGAACAGCAGCAGCGATCTTCTCCCACCGCTCAGGTGTGCTCACAGGGTAGCTCTTCAGTGCTTGTTCCAGAAGTTTCTGTTCCTCTGTGGTCCAGGGGCTGGTGTTCCCTTCACTTCCAGAGGCTGGAGGATCACAGAGCACCTAGTTAGTGACCCCCGTTTTGCTAGTCGACTTGATTTACAAGGTCTGGTAACATTTTTGATTTCAAGGTTGCAGGAGTTTCTGGTTCATCCCAATTACGTATCCATTTCATTCAAACCATAGCATATATGGGTATCATCAGAACAATACTCAAATCCCATTTAATTGTACATTAACttctaaagaaagaaaaacaactttctGCTTAATTTGGTTCTAATCCTCATTTGGCCCAGTTGACTATGACCATTTAGGATGCCAGATCAATCCAAAGTGTGAGCCACCTCCTACTGATGACCATTATTTATCCTGGTCATACaaccacatttccttacagACCGAGTAAATGATCAGTTCCTTTATATAACCAGGTCAGGTACAAAATGATTTTTTATGAGCAGTACCCATTGCTACTAAAGCATTTAAAGCACCTAACCGTGCTAAACACAGGATAAAAGCGGTCACAACAAAGCAGAAGCTTTAGCTGCAGCTTAAACCATTTTATCTGCTTCATTTGACTCAAATCCAAAACACGCTTTGTTTACTGTAGCACTCTGGACCCACACAGTAATGGTTCTTGATTCCTAATTGAGCCTGGAAAGTTTCCAGAAATTTTCGAAGTACGCTTACCATCAAATCTCTCTGAGGGCAAGGCGTTGTCTACGGAAGGTGGCACCGATGTGTGCTCCTTCTTGAACTTCTCATAGGCCTTTTTGTTGATCTCATCTTTCTGCAGT
This portion of the Girardinichthys multiradiatus isolate DD_20200921_A chromosome 17, DD_fGirMul_XY1, whole genome shotgun sequence genome encodes:
- the phax gene encoding phosphorylated adapter RNA export protein, producing the protein MAELMDGDLEDGEISASSSDNEMGGAAAEQAGAQGSLAFSGESFQHRPATVTHPPAAAYRSSAKAVESSDSDAESSDEEAAVWRRKRLKVSNAPQPPTCSAQMGQPSVSACGAPGSRKVNNIWGSVVQEQCQDAITAELGVFGMEGVSMASRSVETYNFVLARKMMEKEREMERQSKQEGEVSMLDDELEDYMKGKGSQDRAGGDAKRKRPAKERVGPKAEMDFKGRYEITEDDPDDKVIDEIAYRLQEPKKELIERVVQVVGKKKAIEVLGETATLEENGGMYTMDGSRRRTPGGVFLNLLKNTPTVSKSQIKKIFFEEHQKDYKSKKAAQKRRRHMLAKKMKQAIGTLNLHEHDDVSRETFASDTNEALESLEEAAEGEEEEGTEEAAAGTEETAVVYSSTDLEVF
- the pmpcb gene encoding mitochondrial-processing peptidase subunit beta, encoding MAASLQRLTSAGKYFLQRHLVKTRYFNGLPVGPRRLLATPAPHQVMLNVPETKVTTLENGLRVASEDSGLTTCTVGLWIDAGSRYENERNNGTAHFLEHMAFKGTRKRSQLDLELEIENMGAHLNAYTSREQTVYYAKAFSKDLPRAVEVLADIIQNSTLGEAEIERERGVILREMQEVETNLQEVVFDHLHATAYQSTALGRTILGPTENIKTINRGDLVEYITTHYKGPRIVLAAAGGVCHQELISLARFHFGKLPSRDQGEVPAPPPCHFTGSEIRVRDDKMPLAYIAIAVEAVGWSHPDTIPLMVANTLIGNWDRSFGGGVNLSSKLAQMACQGNLCHSFQSFNTCYTDTGLWGLYMVCEPGTIGDMMHFTQMEWMSLCTSVTESEVARAKNLLKTNMLLHLDGSTPICEDIGRQMLCYSRRIPLHELEARIDAIDSNTIKEVCTKYIYNRAPAIAAVGPIEQLPHYNQIRSGMFWMRS